The following coding sequences lie in one Halogeometricum rufum genomic window:
- a CDS encoding D-2-hydroxyacid dehydrogenase — protein sequence MTELLVLDDPAHGIPASEYADALRERLPDATVRHERTADGTVAAAGDADVVTGIRLPDDVLAAATEMRLFAAGSAGTDHLPLDRLRERGVTVTNASGVHGPNIAEHVLGWLLTLARSLDEGIRRQERREWRQFQAFGELRGSTVTVVGLGAIGRAVVERLEPFGVDTVGVRYTPSKGGPTDEVVGFDEIESALVRTDYLVLACPLTETTRELIDADALDSLPTDAAVVNVGRGGVVDTDALVGAIRRGYVRAAALDVTDPEPLPRDHPLWDFENVLITPHVSGYTPHYWTRRADVLARNVERVAETGEWTGLENQVSP from the coding sequence ATGACCGAACTCCTCGTCCTCGACGACCCGGCGCACGGCATCCCCGCCTCCGAGTACGCCGACGCACTGCGAGAGCGTCTCCCGGACGCCACGGTCCGCCACGAACGGACGGCCGACGGCACGGTAGCGGCCGCCGGCGACGCCGACGTGGTGACGGGCATCCGCCTCCCGGACGACGTGCTGGCGGCGGCCACGGAGATGCGCCTGTTCGCCGCCGGGTCGGCCGGCACCGACCACCTGCCGCTGGACCGACTCCGCGAACGCGGGGTCACCGTGACGAACGCCTCGGGCGTCCACGGGCCGAACATCGCCGAACACGTCCTGGGGTGGCTGCTCACCCTCGCGCGCAGTCTCGACGAAGGCATCCGCCGGCAGGAACGGCGGGAGTGGCGACAGTTCCAGGCGTTCGGCGAACTCCGGGGGTCGACCGTCACGGTGGTCGGTCTCGGGGCCATCGGACGGGCCGTCGTCGAGCGCTTGGAACCGTTCGGCGTCGACACCGTCGGCGTGCGCTACACGCCGTCGAAGGGCGGCCCGACGGACGAGGTGGTGGGGTTCGACGAGATAGAGTCCGCGCTGGTGCGGACCGACTACCTCGTCCTCGCCTGCCCCCTGACCGAGACGACGAGGGAACTGATAGACGCCGACGCGTTGGACTCGCTGCCGACGGACGCGGCGGTGGTGAACGTCGGCCGCGGCGGCGTCGTCGACACGGACGCTCTCGTCGGCGCGATTCGCCGCGGCTACGTCCGCGCCGCCGCACTCGACGTGACCGACCCCGAACCCCTCCCGCGCGACCACCCGCTGTGGGACTTCGAGAACGTCCTCATCACGCCCCACGTCTCGGGCTACACGCCGCACTACTGGACGCGACGGGCGGACGTCCTCGCGCGCAACGTCGAACGGGTCGCGGAGACGGGCGAGTGGACGGGACTGGAGAATCAGGTGTCGCCCTGA
- a CDS encoding signal recognition particle protein Srp54 yields the protein MVLDNLGSSLRGSLDKLQGKSRLDEEDVEEIVREIQRSLLSADVDVNLVMDLSSSIEERALNEEPPGGTSARDHVLKIVYEELVGLIGESTEIPLEPQTILLAGLQGSGKTTTAAKMAWWFSTKGLRAAVIQTDTFRPGAYDQAKQMCERAEVEFYGDPEEEDPVKIARDGLEATEDADVHIVDTAGRHALEDALIDEIEQIEGAVNPDRSLLVLDAAIGQGAKDQARQFDDSIGIDGVVITKLDGTAKGGGALTAVNETDSSIGFLGTGETVQDIERFEPNGFISRLLGMGDLKQLSERVERAMAETQEEDDDWDPEDIMKGSFTLKDMQKQMEAMNRMGPLDQVLDMIPGLGGGFKDQLPDDAMDVTQDRMRSFDVIMDSMTEEELENPRTVGASRVRRIARGSGKDEETVQELLEQHKMMERTIKQFQGMGDGDMQRMMKKLQNQGGGGGGGLGGMGPFGD from the coding sequence ATGGTACTCGACAATCTCGGGAGTTCCCTCCGCGGCAGTCTCGACAAACTGCAGGGGAAGTCCCGCCTCGACGAGGAAGACGTCGAGGAGATCGTCCGCGAGATTCAACGCTCGCTCCTCTCTGCGGACGTGGACGTGAACCTCGTGATGGACCTCTCCTCGTCCATCGAGGAGCGCGCGCTGAACGAAGAACCGCCCGGCGGCACGTCCGCCCGCGACCACGTCCTCAAAATCGTCTACGAGGAACTGGTCGGCCTCATCGGCGAGTCGACGGAGATTCCGCTGGAACCGCAGACCATCCTGCTGGCCGGCCTGCAGGGGTCGGGCAAGACCACCACCGCCGCGAAGATGGCGTGGTGGTTCTCCACGAAGGGCCTGCGCGCGGCCGTCATCCAGACGGACACGTTCCGTCCGGGCGCGTACGATCAGGCCAAGCAGATGTGCGAACGCGCGGAGGTGGAGTTCTACGGCGACCCCGAGGAGGAGGACCCCGTCAAAATCGCTCGCGACGGACTGGAGGCCACCGAGGACGCCGACGTCCACATCGTCGACACCGCGGGTCGGCACGCCCTCGAAGACGCCCTCATCGACGAGATAGAGCAGATAGAGGGGGCGGTGAACCCCGACCGCTCGTTGCTCGTCCTCGACGCCGCCATCGGGCAGGGCGCGAAGGACCAGGCGCGCCAGTTCGACGACTCCATCGGCATCGACGGCGTCGTCATCACGAAGTTGGACGGGACGGCGAAGGGCGGCGGCGCCCTGACCGCGGTGAACGAGACGGACTCGTCCATCGGCTTCCTCGGCACCGGCGAGACGGTGCAGGACATCGAGCGCTTCGAACCCAACGGCTTCATCTCCCGCTTGCTGGGGATGGGCGACTTGAAGCAGTTGTCCGAACGGGTCGAACGCGCGATGGCCGAGACCCAAGAGGAGGACGACGACTGGGACCCCGAGGACATCATGAAGGGGTCGTTCACCCTCAAGGACATGCAGAAGCAGATGGAGGCGATGAACCGCATGGGTCCGCTGGATCAGGTTCTCGACATGATTCCGGGTCTCGGCGGCGGGTTCAAGGACCAACTGCCGGACGACGCGATGGACGTCACGCAGGACCGGATGCGGTCGTTCGACGTCATCATGGACTCGATGACAGAGGAGGAACTGGAGAACCCCCGCACCGTCGGCGCCTCGCGCGTCCGACGCATCGCCCGCGGGTCCGGCAAAGACGAGGAGACGGTGCAGGAACTCCTCGAACAGCACAAGATGATGGAGCGGACCATCAAGCAGTTCCAGGGGATGGGCGACGGCGACATGCAGCGGATGATGAAGAAGTTGCAGAATCAGGGCGGCGGTGGCGGCGGCGGACTCGGCGGCATGGGTCCGTTCGGCGACTGA
- a CDS encoding AAA family ATPase: MHVGDCASHCRDVLDEVGDAVVADRSVLRTILLGYLSRGHVLLEDVPGTGKTLTARSFATALGLSASRVQFTPDLLPADVTGTHVFDERSREFEFQSGPIFANVVLADEINRASPKTQAALLEAMEEGQVTVDGDTYPLPDPFFVIATQNPVEQEGTFELPEAQKDRFVVKTSLGFPDEAGELELIDRRAERHEQSPTASRVCDDRTATDVRTAPERVHVERDVRKYVVSVARATREDHRVREGVSPRATQRLFEAARALAAIQGREFVTPDDVNAVAKPVLAHRLTLTPDARVGQVDQRGVLEDVLDGLTVPSVNARRRAQ, from the coding sequence ATGCACGTCGGAGACTGCGCCAGTCACTGTCGGGACGTTCTGGACGAAGTGGGCGACGCCGTCGTCGCCGACCGGTCGGTGTTGCGGACGATTCTCCTCGGCTACCTCTCCCGCGGGCACGTCCTCCTCGAGGACGTCCCCGGGACGGGCAAGACGCTCACCGCGCGGTCGTTCGCCACCGCACTCGGCCTCTCGGCCTCGCGCGTGCAGTTCACGCCGGACCTGCTCCCGGCGGACGTGACGGGCACGCACGTGTTCGACGAACGCTCGCGGGAGTTCGAGTTCCAGTCCGGTCCCATCTTCGCCAACGTCGTCCTCGCCGACGAGATAAACCGCGCCTCGCCGAAGACGCAGGCCGCGTTGCTGGAGGCGATGGAGGAGGGGCAGGTGACGGTGGACGGCGACACGTACCCGCTCCCGGACCCGTTCTTCGTCATCGCCACCCAGAACCCCGTCGAACAGGAGGGGACCTTCGAGTTGCCCGAGGCGCAGAAGGACCGCTTCGTCGTCAAGACGAGTCTCGGCTTCCCCGACGAGGCGGGCGAACTCGAACTCATCGACCGGCGCGCCGAACGCCACGAACAGTCGCCGACGGCGAGTCGGGTCTGCGACGACCGGACGGCGACGGACGTCCGCACCGCGCCCGAACGGGTCCACGTCGAACGCGACGTGCGGAAGTACGTCGTCAGCGTGGCCCGCGCGACGCGCGAGGACCACCGCGTCCGGGAGGGAGTCTCCCCGCGGGCGACGCAGCGACTGTTCGAGGCGGCGCGCGCACTCGCGGCCATCCAGGGGCGGGAGTTCGTGACGCCCGACGACGTGAACGCCGTCGCCAAGCCCGTCCTCGCGCACCGTCTCACGCTCACGCCCGACGCCCGCGTCGGACAGGTCGACCAGCGAGGCGTCCTCGAAGACGTCCTCGACGGACTCACGGTCCCGTCGGTGAACGCGCGCCGACGGGCGCAGTAG
- a CDS encoding DUF7519 family protein, protein MTRHVAQPTRPGGVLALLAAVGVVAAATAGGAGPGSLADAASLELALAAELGGVALLVAAAAVRRRGHAVVAGLLLLAGVGGVVGGVLVVATGPGTLPTRLVAGTGVAGVGVLGAGVAPVRSDRARGLVTAGAAVLTVAVVLGGVLTDVGALPLLGAMVAAVVAWDAGERAVSLGEQVGVRGRTWPVEVTRTAATALYGGAIVGATLAVRELNVTDVPLVGLLLLLCGTVAVLVALSNR, encoded by the coding sequence GTGACTCGACACGTGGCACAGCCGACCCGTCCGGGTGGCGTCCTCGCTCTCCTCGCGGCCGTCGGCGTCGTCGCGGCCGCCACCGCCGGCGGGGCGGGACCGGGGAGTCTCGCCGACGCCGCGTCGCTCGAACTCGCTCTCGCGGCCGAACTGGGCGGCGTGGCCCTCCTCGTCGCGGCGGCCGCCGTCCGCCGACGGGGACACGCCGTCGTCGCCGGACTCCTCCTCCTCGCGGGCGTCGGCGGCGTCGTGGGCGGCGTCCTCGTCGTCGCCACGGGGCCGGGGACGCTCCCGACGCGACTCGTCGCCGGCACCGGCGTCGCGGGCGTCGGCGTCCTCGGCGCGGGCGTCGCCCCCGTCCGGTCGGACCGCGCCCGCGGCCTCGTCACCGCGGGAGCGGCCGTCCTCACCGTCGCCGTCGTCCTCGGCGGCGTGCTGACCGACGTCGGCGCGCTCCCCCTCCTCGGCGCGATGGTCGCCGCCGTCGTGGCGTGGGACGCCGGGGAACGGGCCGTCTCGCTCGGCGAACAGGTCGGCGTGCGCGGCCGGACGTGGCCCGTCGAGGTGACGCGGACGGCGGCGACGGCGCTCTATGGCGGCGCAATCGTCGGCGCGACGCTCGCCGTCCGGGAGTTGAACGTCACCGACGTGCCCCTCGTCGGACTGCTGCTGTTGCTCTGCGGCACCGTCGCGGTGCTGGTCGCCCTCTCGAACCGCTGA
- a CDS encoding DUF58 domain-containing protein: MTTVRRTRRWRGVVAVALFACAAGLLVQDSLVLLLGSVGVGYAAYPWLSSAPSVELELERSVEPTDPAAGDDVDVTVRVRNVGDETLTDVRLVDGVPPMLTVSSGTPRHAAVLRPGGTTAFTYAVRAEHGRHQFDPATVLARDVTGATEVETTVRADTAVECAASVPEVPLRRQTRRGSGTVPTDEGGSGTEFHQTREYRTGDPLSRIDWKRRAKTGELTTVEFREERLASVVLCLDARASAYRAAGEDEPNAVACGREGLSQLLTSLADSRNPVGLAAVGREPCWLPPGAGDDHLARARRRVGSHPAFSTLPPSPGTDWEADGQLEQLRRRLSPGTQVVLFSPLSDEAVTSFALRLEGSGTAVTVVCPDVTTTATRGGRLATVERTARIRRLRSAGVRVVDWSPSDPLGPELLRAREGVA; this comes from the coding sequence ATGACGACCGTTCGCCGGACGCGGCGGTGGCGCGGCGTCGTCGCCGTCGCCCTGTTCGCCTGCGCGGCCGGTCTCCTCGTGCAGGATTCGCTCGTCCTCCTCCTCGGTTCCGTCGGCGTCGGCTACGCGGCCTATCCGTGGCTGTCGTCCGCGCCGTCGGTCGAACTGGAACTGGAGCGGTCGGTCGAACCAACCGACCCCGCGGCCGGCGACGACGTCGACGTGACCGTCCGCGTCCGCAACGTCGGCGACGAGACGCTGACCGACGTTCGCCTCGTGGACGGCGTCCCGCCGATGCTCACCGTGAGTTCGGGGACGCCGCGACACGCCGCGGTCCTCCGGCCCGGCGGGACGACGGCGTTCACGTACGCCGTCCGCGCCGAACACGGCCGCCACCAGTTCGACCCGGCGACGGTCCTCGCGCGCGACGTGACCGGCGCGACGGAGGTTGAGACGACGGTCCGGGCCGACACCGCCGTCGAGTGCGCCGCGTCGGTTCCCGAGGTGCCCCTGCGTCGGCAGACCCGGCGCGGGAGCGGAACCGTCCCGACGGACGAGGGCGGGAGCGGAACCGAGTTCCACCAGACCCGCGAGTACCGAACGGGCGACCCACTCTCCCGCATCGACTGGAAGCGGCGCGCGAAGACGGGCGAACTGACCACCGTCGAGTTCCGCGAGGAGCGTCTCGCCTCGGTGGTGCTCTGCCTCGACGCCCGGGCGTCGGCCTACCGCGCGGCCGGCGAGGACGAACCGAACGCCGTCGCCTGCGGGCGCGAGGGTCTGTCGCAACTCCTGACTTCGCTGGCCGACAGCCGGAATCCGGTCGGCCTCGCGGCGGTCGGACGGGAGCCGTGTTGGCTCCCGCCGGGGGCCGGCGACGACCACCTCGCCCGGGCGCGCCGGCGCGTGGGGAGTCACCCCGCGTTCTCGACGCTCCCGCCGTCGCCCGGGACCGACTGGGAGGCGGACGGCCAACTGGAGCAGTTGCGGCGACGGCTCTCGCCCGGGACGCAGGTGGTCCTGTTCTCGCCGCTCTCGGACGAGGCGGTGACCTCGTTCGCGCTCCGACTGGAGGGCTCGGGGACGGCCGTCACCGTCGTCTGCCCGGACGTGACGACGACGGCGACGCGGGGCGGACGACTGGCGACGGTGGAACGGACGGCGCGAATCCGCCGCCTCCGGAGCGCGGGCGTCCGCGTCGTGGACTGGTCGCCGTCGGACCCGCTCGGACCCGAACTCCTCCGCGCGCGGGAGGGGGTCGCGTGA
- a CDS encoding DUF7269 family protein: protein MSRHGRVAVAVVGVLGLAAAIVLVAGGEPGSGPDAAALVAAAGNDYFLAAGVAAVSLLVVVAVLGLRGVGGVDQATPPNPETVQDAPHPGVAFDRTVEGESRLPFRGDAEERDAVRERVRRAAVRSVMHRDGCSREEAQARVTAGSWTDDAAAAAFLSDGVRVPATRRVLGTLSAGSRFERGAKRAVDELCRREGVDGGER from the coding sequence ATGAGCCGGCACGGACGTGTCGCCGTCGCGGTCGTCGGCGTCCTCGGCCTCGCCGCCGCCATCGTCCTCGTCGCGGGCGGCGAACCCGGCAGCGGACCCGACGCCGCCGCACTCGTCGCGGCCGCCGGCAACGACTACTTCCTCGCGGCGGGCGTCGCCGCCGTCTCCCTCCTCGTCGTCGTCGCCGTCCTCGGCCTGCGCGGCGTCGGGGGCGTCGACCAGGCGACGCCGCCGAACCCCGAGACGGTGCAGGACGCGCCGCACCCCGGCGTCGCGTTCGACCGGACGGTCGAAGGCGAGTCGCGACTCCCGTTCCGCGGCGACGCCGAAGAGCGAGACGCCGTCCGAGAACGGGTCCGCCGGGCGGCCGTCCGGTCGGTGATGCACCGTGACGGCTGTTCCCGCGAGGAGGCGCAGGCGCGCGTGACCGCCGGGTCGTGGACCGACGACGCGGCGGCGGCCGCCTTCCTCTCCGACGGCGTCCGCGTCCCGGCCACGAGACGGGTCCTCGGGACGCTCTCCGCGGGGTCGCGGTTCGAACGCGGCGCGAAGCGCGCGGTGGACGAACTCTGCCGGCGCGAGGGCGTCGACGGGGGCGAGCGATGA
- a CDS encoding DUF4129 domain-containing protein yields MKLHTVTTVLVVCSCIAAVGVASTTLETTFETTPDEAVDLDYETVPISPDDAGKLKRAMTRSDEGAERNRPAAGEGGGEPRANPGAGEEDRRRSRPADGERRDQRADPSDGDRSSGASESSSDDGSGGTSTDESLLDELLDLLATWLPSLVVLGVLAAAAVLLFRHRDRIVRLLATPATEREGAAAPREPEPRNAVERAWVSVLAAADVDDPWRRTTAECAAAAVESGLDPDGVERLRRVFEEVRYGGGEVTAARRRRMERGLSQLDLAGVDPGRGDR; encoded by the coding sequence ATGAAACTGCACACAGTCACCACTGTCCTCGTCGTCTGCTCCTGTATCGCTGCGGTCGGCGTCGCCTCGACGACGCTCGAAACGACGTTCGAGACGACGCCCGACGAAGCGGTCGACCTCGACTACGAAACCGTCCCCATCAGCCCCGACGACGCCGGGAAACTGAAGCGCGCGATGACCCGGTCGGACGAGGGAGCGGAGCGCAATCGGCCCGCCGCCGGCGAGGGTGGCGGCGAGCCACGCGCGAACCCCGGTGCGGGCGAGGAGGACCGTCGGCGGTCGAGGCCGGCCGACGGAGAGCGACGCGACCAGCGGGCGGACCCGTCGGACGGCGACCGGTCGTCGGGCGCGAGCGAGTCCTCGTCCGACGACGGGAGCGGCGGCACCTCGACGGACGAGAGCCTGCTGGACGAGCTACTCGACCTCCTCGCGACGTGGCTCCCCTCCCTCGTCGTCCTCGGCGTCCTCGCCGCGGCGGCCGTGCTTCTCTTCCGCCACCGCGACCGAATCGTCCGACTCCTCGCCACGCCGGCCACAGAGCGCGAGGGGGCGGCCGCGCCGCGCGAACCCGAACCGCGGAACGCCGTCGAACGCGCGTGGGTGTCGGTACTCGCGGCCGCCGACGTGGACGACCCGTGGCGGCGGACGACCGCGGAGTGCGCCGCGGCGGCGGTGGAGAGCGGCCTCGACCCCGACGGCGTCGAACGCCTCCGGCGCGTGTTCGAGGAGGTCAGATACGGCGGCGGCGAGGTGACGGCGGCGCGTCGACGCCGGATGGAGCGCGGACTGTCGCAGTTGGACCTCGCGGGCGTCGACCCGGGGAGGGGCGACCGATGA
- a CDS encoding magnesium transporter — protein sequence MSVRDAAVEAYREALPALVASLVGGLVAGVILGGMRAELRDVPGLLVLVPALLATRGNVYGSLGARIATALHQGLIEPRVTAGDRRLRAAAAAALGNGLLASTFAAVAVFVVLSALGSRVAPLPVLVGVAVLAGLLSGVVLVAVVVTVVFAGYRRGRNPDTLVGPIVTTTGDVFGVLFLLVAVRTVLAIRGVL from the coding sequence ATGAGTGTCCGCGACGCGGCCGTCGAGGCGTACCGAGAGGCGCTCCCGGCGCTCGTCGCCAGCCTCGTCGGCGGGCTTGTCGCGGGTGTCATCCTCGGCGGCATGCGCGCGGAACTGCGCGACGTGCCGGGTCTGCTCGTCCTCGTCCCCGCCCTCCTCGCCACCCGCGGGAACGTCTACGGCTCCCTCGGCGCGCGCATCGCCACCGCGCTCCATCAGGGGCTCATCGAACCCCGCGTCACGGCCGGTGACCGACGCCTGCGCGCCGCCGCCGCGGCCGCCCTCGGTAACGGGCTCCTCGCGTCCACGTTCGCCGCCGTCGCCGTCTTCGTCGTCCTCTCGGCCCTCGGGAGCCGGGTCGCGCCGCTCCCGGTCCTCGTCGGCGTCGCCGTCCTCGCGGGACTGCTCTCGGGCGTCGTCCTCGTCGCCGTCGTCGTCACCGTCGTCTTCGCGGGCTACCGCCGCGGGCGCAACCCCGACACGCTGGTCGGCCCCATCGTGACGACGACGGGCGACGTGTTCGGCGTGCTCTTCCTCCTCGTCGCCGTCCGCACCGTGCTCGCCATCCGGGGGGTGCTCTGA
- a CDS encoding magnesium transporter, protein MPTEWTVRAITRAMLPILLLLTLVELGSGLVLGSFEAELLEYPTLLALVPVTIGTAGNLGSILAARLSTAFHLGTLSFDPTDEELVGNAAATVALSVTVFPVVGAGAWGLTGLLGGTRLPLRTVLAVSLASGVVLAVLAVAVTLAATYAAYRFELDPDDVVIPLVTNSCDVLGVVVLFASVQVFV, encoded by the coding sequence GTGCCCACCGAGTGGACCGTCCGCGCCATCACGCGGGCGATGCTCCCCATCCTCCTCCTCCTCACCCTCGTGGAACTCGGCAGCGGACTCGTCCTCGGCAGTTTCGAGGCGGAACTGCTGGAGTATCCGACGCTGCTCGCACTCGTCCCGGTCACCATCGGGACGGCCGGCAACCTCGGGAGCATCCTCGCCGCCCGCCTCTCCACCGCGTTCCACCTCGGGACGCTGTCGTTCGACCCGACCGACGAGGAACTCGTGGGGAACGCCGCCGCCACCGTCGCCCTCTCGGTCACCGTCTTCCCCGTCGTCGGCGCGGGCGCGTGGGGGCTCACCGGCCTCCTCGGCGGGACGAGACTACCGCTGCGGACCGTCCTCGCGGTGTCGCTCGCCTCCGGCGTCGTCCTCGCCGTCCTCGCCGTCGCCGTCACGCTGGCGGCGACGTACGCCGCCTACCGGTTCGAACTCGACCCCGACGACGTGGTCATCCCGCTCGTGACGAACTCCTGCGACGTGCTCGGCGTGGTGGTGCTGTTCGCGTCGGTGCAGGTGTTCGTCTGA
- a CDS encoding nucleoside recognition protein, with translation MQSVDSLATLWPVFVEVLPRVARIAALVAVGVFVANLAVGFGLVEYVAGLSKYLTRPANLPDEVGTAILTTAASTTAGYGMLAEFRESGRLDDAATLVAVTINTFFGFVQHIFTFYAPVLIPILGLRVGLMYVGARAAISLGITLTGVLAGAVLLSDANVSGRSAPDAAGDAENTVEADGGETDDGTATGSAAFDDGPETTRGVVREAGEKTWPKLKRLVPRLAVVYFLVTALVETNAAVWLLERTTGVQTVTEVTGSMTALLGLPGAAVPVVAVFAFDTTVGAATIAPLIGETFTPRTAVATMLVGGIVSFAVSTFKRSIPFQYGIWGARFGSKVVAVNTALKVLFISLALVVLLAP, from the coding sequence GTGCAGTCGGTCGACTCTCTCGCCACGCTGTGGCCCGTCTTCGTCGAGGTGCTCCCCCGCGTCGCCCGCATCGCCGCCCTCGTCGCCGTCGGCGTCTTCGTCGCCAACCTCGCCGTCGGGTTCGGTCTCGTCGAGTACGTCGCCGGCCTCTCGAAGTACCTCACCCGGCCGGCGAACCTCCCGGACGAGGTGGGGACGGCCATCCTCACCACCGCCGCCTCCACGACGGCGGGATACGGCATGCTCGCGGAGTTCCGCGAGTCGGGGCGACTGGACGACGCCGCCACCCTCGTCGCCGTCACCATCAACACGTTCTTCGGCTTCGTCCAGCACATCTTCACGTTCTACGCGCCCGTCCTCATCCCCATCCTCGGCCTCCGCGTCGGCCTCATGTACGTCGGCGCGCGGGCGGCCATCTCGCTGGGCATCACGCTCACCGGCGTCCTCGCGGGCGCTGTGTTGCTCTCCGATGCGAACGTGAGTGGGCGAAGCGCCCCCGACGCCGCGGGCGACGCGGAGAACACGGTCGAAGCCGACGGCGGCGAGACGGACGACGGCACCGCGACCGGTTCCGCGGCGTTCGACGACGGCCCGGAGACGACGCGCGGCGTCGTCCGCGAGGCGGGCGAGAAGACGTGGCCGAAACTGAAGCGCCTCGTCCCCCGCCTCGCCGTCGTCTACTTCCTCGTCACCGCCCTCGTGGAGACGAACGCGGCCGTGTGGCTGCTCGAACGGACGACGGGCGTCCAGACGGTCACGGAGGTGACCGGGTCGATGACGGCCCTGCTCGGACTCCCGGGTGCGGCCGTCCCCGTCGTCGCGGTGTTCGCCTTCGACACCACCGTCGGCGCGGCGACCATCGCACCTCTCATTGGCGAGACGTTCACGCCGCGGACGGCGGTGGCGACGATGCTCGTCGGCGGCATCGTCTCGTTCGCCGTCTCGACGTTCAAGCGCTCCATCCCGTTCCAGTACGGCATCTGGGGGGCGCGCTTCGGGTCGAAAGTCGTCGCCGTCAACACCGCGCTGAAGGTGCTGTTCATCTCGCTCGCGTTGGTCGTGTTGCTCGCGCCGTGA
- a CDS encoding RNA-binding domain-containing protein: MIYSAEARIVVPVRDTEVTDRVEDAVRNIFPNVEFEREAGRIVGETHSLEQFSEKLHEQAILDTARREFTKRADEDGFSFALKKQAAFKGVVNFAVGNPDELGDIEVHVTVDSPGVEAFVDHVAPPTEDGKPVQPDERE; the protein is encoded by the coding sequence ATGATATACAGCGCCGAAGCGCGCATCGTCGTCCCGGTGCGCGACACGGAGGTGACGGACAGGGTCGAAGACGCCGTGCGCAACATCTTCCCGAACGTGGAGTTCGAGCGCGAGGCGGGCCGAATCGTCGGCGAGACGCACTCGCTCGAACAGTTCTCCGAGAAACTCCACGAGCAGGCCATCCTCGACACCGCCCGCCGGGAGTTCACCAAGCGCGCCGACGAGGACGGCTTCTCGTTCGCGCTGAAGAAGCAGGCGGCGTTCAAGGGCGTCGTCAACTTCGCCGTCGGCAACCCCGACGAACTCGGCGACATCGAAGTGCACGTCACCGTCGACAGCCCGGGCGTCGAGGCGTTCGTCGACCACGTCGCGCCGCCGACGGAGGACGGGAAACCGGTTCAGCCCGACGAACGGGAGTAG
- a CDS encoding AAA family ATPase — translation MKVIGTVGLPGSGKGEAADVARDAGVPVVTMGDVIRAECRSRGLDPAEHHGEIAKALRDEEGLDAIAARSLPLIETELETSDVVLVDGLRSEYELDRFEEAYGDEFVLVSIEAPFDLRAERLSDRGRDDSDVDREALREREERELGFGMGEVMDRADVVVENTESLERFRERIRTLLREGPDAVESDDPETEREAEGNA, via the coding sequence ATGAAGGTCATCGGAACCGTCGGGCTCCCCGGAAGCGGGAAGGGCGAAGCCGCGGACGTCGCGCGGGACGCGGGGGTCCCGGTCGTGACCATGGGCGACGTGATTCGCGCCGAGTGTCGGTCGCGCGGCCTCGACCCCGCGGAGCACCACGGCGAGATAGCCAAAGCGCTCCGCGATGAGGAGGGACTGGACGCCATCGCCGCGCGGTCGCTCCCCCTCATCGAGACGGAGTTGGAGACGAGCGACGTGGTGCTGGTGGACGGCCTCCGCTCGGAGTACGAACTCGACCGCTTCGAGGAGGCCTACGGCGACGAGTTCGTCCTCGTCAGCATCGAAGCCCCGTTCGACCTGCGCGCGGAACGCCTGTCGGACCGCGGCCGCGACGACAGCGACGTGGACCGCGAGGCGTTGCGCGAACGGGAGGAGCGCGAACTCGGCTTCGGCATGGGCGAGGTGATGGACCGCGCGGACGTCGTCGTCGAGAACACGGAGTCGCTCGAACGGTTCCGCGAGCGAATCCGGACGCTCCTGCGGGAGGGTCCCGACGCCGTCGAGTCCGACGACCCGGAAACCGAACGCGAAGCGGAGGGCAACGCATGA
- a CDS encoding universal stress protein — protein sequence MYDRILLSTDGTIASAEAESHAIELAAAHDAVLHVLYVVDEDVVTSYSGDEYVDEAEGPEHGLEELGEDTIEDIRTRAAEHGVEVVEALRHGQPAEQIVTYADESDVDLLVLGTKRRPAEYRALLGSVTDRVLRLTTRAATVIKTDVSE from the coding sequence ATGTACGACCGAATCTTGCTCTCGACCGACGGAACGATTGCCTCTGCGGAGGCCGAATCGCACGCGATCGAATTAGCTGCAGCTCACGACGCCGTACTGCACGTGCTCTACGTCGTCGACGAGGACGTGGTGACGTCGTATAGTGGTGATGAGTACGTCGACGAAGCCGAAGGTCCGGAGCACGGCTTGGAAGAACTGGGTGAAGACACGATAGAGGATATCCGTACCAGAGCAGCCGAGCACGGCGTCGAAGTCGTCGAGGCTCTACGGCACGGCCAGCCCGCCGAACAGATCGTGACGTACGCTGACGAGAGCGACGTCGACCTGTTGGTGCTCGGGACGAAGCGCCGACCCGCAGAGTACCGGGCCCTTCTCGGGAGCGTCACCGATCGGGTCCTCCGGTTGACCACGCGGGCAGCGACGGTGATAAAGACCGACGTCAGCGAGTAG